Within the Atribacterota bacterium genome, the region AGTAATCAACAAATTAGAGAAAGATGAATCAGATTTAGTTCACAAAAATACTAAATTATTTTTGCGAGATATATATGACCATACTATACAGATAATAGAAACTACTGAAACACTAAGGGATATGATTTCCGGTTTGCTTGATATCTATCTTTCCAGTGTAAGCAATAGGATGAACGAAGTCATGAAAGTGTTAACAATTATTGCAACTATTTTTATTCCACTAACTTTTGTTGCCGGTATTTATGGTATGAATTTTAAACATATGCCGGAATTGTCCTGGAAATGGGGCTATCCAACTATCCTCTCCGTCATGTTCCTCATAGGATTAGGAATGTTTTTTTTCTTTAAAAAGAAAAAATGGTTATGACCTGAGTTTAATTATCATTTTTGTCATATTTTTTATTAAACTCAAAATTTTTATTTCTTATCCTTTTTAGAAGCCTTTTTCTTACTATCATTAGATTTTTTCTTCTTATCTTCTTCTGAAGCCTTAAATTTTGTAATCAATTGATCAATCTTTTTGTTTTCCCCCACTAAAATGAGGTATTCGTTTTCATTAACAGTATGTCTTTCAGTGGGGGAAAAGGTAAATTGATTGCCCCTGCGAATAGCTAATAAGGTCACTCCGTATTTGCCCGGTAAATCCAGTTCCCCTAAAGTTTTTTCACAAAAAACAGGCAATGCAGCTATCTCAATAAGACTGTACTGTTGAGATAATTCCATCTGATTTTTTACATTGGGCATAATCAAGCTTCTTGCAATTCTGATTCCTTCATCTCTTTCAGGATATACAACCCTATCAGCACCTATTTTCTCCAGCACTTTCCCGTGAAGCAGACTATTAGCTTTAGTGACAACATATTGCAGTCCTATCTCTTTCAACATAATGGTAATTAGTATACTTGCTTCCAAATCTGTCCCCAGGCTGACAATAGCGGCATCAAAATTTTTAACTCCCAGTTCCTTTAAAACTTTCTCATCAGTTACATCAACTTTAACTACTTTAGTTATAACATCCTTAAACATATCTACCTTCTCCATATCGTTGTCTACCCCTAATACTTCATGACCCAGCTCAACTAAGGTAGTAGCAACCGCTGAACCAAAGCTGCCTAAACCAAATATTACAAATTGTTTCATCCTCTAATCCCCTTTTTTTAAAAAATAATGAATTTAACCAACCATAACATGTCCTTCAGGATATTGAATTGATTCCGGATGTCTGTCTATAATCAATGACAAAGCCAGTGAAAGAGGTCCGAGCCTGCCTAAAAACATAGTTAAAATTATGATAATTTTTCCTGCAGGGGATAGCATGTTTGTTATCCCTGTAGATAACCCTACAGTACCAAATGCGGAAACAACTTCAAATAATAATTCAATAAAGTCAAATTTTTCATAATAAGAAATCAACATTGTCATGGCTAAAATCCAGCTCAAAGAAAGCATTAATATTGCCCATGCTTTGTTTAATATTTTAGTTGATATCTGTCTGTAAAACAGGTAAAGATGTCTGCGTCCCTTTAGAGTATAATACATCCATAGAAAAGCAATAGAAAATGTTGTTGTTTTAATCCCTCCTCCCGTAGATGTAGGTGATGCTCCAATGAACATTAATATTATCAAAAGCAATAGACTGGCATTCCCTAACAGACCAATGGAAATGGTATTAAATCCTGCTGTTCTGGCTGTAGCAGATTGAAATAAAGAGCCAAGAATTCTCCCCTTTAACATTAATGGTTGCAATGTATTGCTATTATTCCTTTCTAAAAGAAAAAGACCGGTGGTCCCGATAATTAGTAATATTATTGTTACTACTAATACCAGTTTACTGTGTAAGGATAATCTTTGTTTTTTTGGAAACTCATAAAGCTCAACCAAAACCAAAAAACCAATTCCTCCAAAAACAATTAACACCAAGAAGATTAAGTTTATTCCAATGTTTAAATTGAATTGTTCCAGGCTGTCACTAAACAACGAAAAACCTGCATTGCAAAATGCTGATACCGCATGAAAAAAAGAAAGAAAAAGGGGTGAATGAGCATCTGGTAGATTGTGCCAGTTAAAATACAATAGAATAGTGCCAAGACCTTCAAAAAAGATAGTAAAAAATATAATATATTTAGCCAATCGGACTAATCCACCAATAGAGAACTGGTTAAGGGACTCCTGGATGATCAGCCGCTGCCGGAGAGAAATTTTCCTGCCAAGGAGAAAAGCAAACATAGTAGAAAAAGTCATGATTCCCAGTCCGCCAATCTGAAAGAGAATTAATATAACCCATTGCCCAAAGATAGAAAAATCCCTGCCAGTATCTAAAACAATTAATCCGGTAACACAAGTAGCTGAAGTAGCTGTAAATAAGGCGTCAATCCATTTGATTGATCTATCACTGCTGGAAGCTATATCAAGATGGAGTAAAAAAGTCCCTATAATAATTATCGATAAGAATCCTAATACCAATATCTGATTTGGAGATAAATCAATCTTTTTTATTAAACTATAACGTTCTGAACTCACATTATTCCTATCTTTTAAAAATTAATTGTTCTATTTAATAATTATAACATACCTCTCTTTATAATCAGATATTTAAATAATTTTAATTAGATTTTATTTCTTAACAAAACTACTAATCTACACTTCTACAGTTTTTAAAAAGATATTTTTTAATCAAAAATTCTAACTATTGTATGAACGGGTTATTTGAGATATACTTGGGCTTAAGAAGTAAGAAAGGATATTCAAATAGTATGGCAGATTCAAATAAATGGCAAGTCATTAATGCAGATGNNNNNNNNNNNNNNNNNNNNNNNNNNNNNNNNNNNNNNNNNNNNNNNNNNNNNNNNNNNNNNNNNNNNNNNNNNNNNNNNNNNNNNNNNNNNNNNNNNNNTTTTTAATCAAAAATTCTAACTATTGTATGAACGGGTTATTTGAGATATACTTGGGCTTAAGAAGTAAGAAAGGATATTCAAATAGTATGGCAGATTCAAATAAATGGCAAGTCATTAATGCAGATGATTTCCATGTTCCTGCTGCACCAACTGTTACAAAAGTCCAGCAACAATGGAAGAGTTTACTGCGATTACTTGGAATACATGAATCTGAACCTGAAGAAGAAGATGATAATGATCACCAATCAACGGTAAAGAAAGAATTTGATCGAAGACCAGCTGTAAAAGCATTGAATAACCATCTTAATGAATGGTCGAAAAAAAAGGAATCGACCGTTTGCTTTTTATTAGATCCTCCTTTTAGCAGTACAGATGATATTGCATGTGATTGGGCAAAGCAAAAGAAATGGAAAATATTGACTCCTCCGGATAATACTAAAATTCGTAATTTAGATATTGATGGATGGTGGAAAGAACAAAAGAATAAAAATAATTGGCTCATTAATGATCTGACACGATATCTGATTCGTACTTCTTATGGTCTATCATTCATCCGTGAATTATTACCCAGAATATTATTTGGGGAATTCGGCAAAGGATTGGTAGTCTGTGACAGCTGGATGTTTGCATTTATTCAAAGGATATGGCCATTAAAATTTTCAAAAGTATATTGTTTTGCAGCAGCCGGTCCTGAATTATTAAAACAGGTCGGTATTCATGCTGGTAATAAGTCACTACAAAAACTCGCTGCAAGGGTTCATGGTAACGTAGGTATTGCCCTTACTGTCAGGTCTATTGAGCAAAACGAGGACCGAAAATTGCCAGAATTACCCGGGGAAGCTAATGATATTACTTCATTTATCCTTTATTCCGTCTTAATGCATCGTCATCTGAGTAGTAGTCAATTACAGGAAATATTGACAATGCTACCAGCAGAAGAATTAAATTTACAGCTATTTCAATTAAAACAATATGGCATTCTAAACTATAACGAAGATCAATGGGGAATTAATGTAGAAGCCTACCTGGCTGTAAGGGATTTCCTTAATAATCGAGCTTTTCTATTAGATATATTTTAAGTAAAGGAAAAGAAGATGAATTCTGAACAAATTGCCGGGATATTGAAACCAATAACCACTGATATTGTAATTGAAATTATAATAGTTATTGCAATTGTAATAGGGTTAAGTTGGCTGGCTGAAAGAATTCTACCATGGTTAGCTGGAAAATTATATAGCGGGCGTCGTCTGCTGATTCTTGCTTTTATCCCAACTATCCGAATCTTATTATTTATTATGGCCGTAATGCGAATTATACCACTAATTATTGAGCCCACCTTACAAAATATGATTGCCATATTCAGTGCTGCTGGTGTAGCGGTTGGATTTGCTTTAAAAGATTATGTAAGCAGCATTCTTGCCGGAATTGTAGCTGCCTATGAACTTCCTTATCGTCCGGGAGACTGGATTGAGGTTAATGGTGTTTATGGTGAAGTAAAACATATTGGTACCCGGGTAGTAACAATCGTTACTCCTGATGACACCACTGTTTATATACCACACTTGAAAATATGGACTGACCTTATACACAATGCTAACAGCCATACTCCGGATTTGCTATGTGTGGCCAATTTTTACCTGGATCCTGATCATGACCCGGAACAGATTTGCAGAATATTGAAAAATGTGGCTCTTACCAGTCCCTATATAAATCTGGCACAACCTGTAATTGTGTTACTGGAAGATAAACCATGGGGTACTCATTATCGTATTAAAGCCTACCCGATGGATCCCCGTCAACAGTTTCAATTTATCTCTGATCTGACAGCCAGGGGCAAACTAAGCTTGCGTAAAAAATCCGTTAAGTTTGCTCATTTGTCAATATATCCTGCTTTTCAAGAAAATAATTAGAAGAATAAGTTGTTTAAATAGTCTATTTTGAATTGAAATGCAAAAAAATAATACCTATAATAATTTTAAGGCAATTTTCTAAATTTAAAATAAGGGGATTATAATATATGGTAAAACCTGCGTTGCTAATTTATATAGTCAATCTAATTTCCACCATCATTGGTATTGTGGCAATATTAATTATTACCTGGGGTGCCATTATTATTTTTTTTGATTTGATTAAATTAGAATTTAAACGTTTCAAGGGATTAAAACCATATTATGAGCGAACTACTCTGCGTCATCGTTTTGGCTCATATCTTCTGCTTGGTTTAGAATTTTTAATTGCTGCTGATATTATACTGACAATCAGTCAACCAAGTTTGGAAGAAATAATTATTTTGGCCAGTATTGTAGGTATAAGAACAATTATCAGTTATTTTCTGGATAAAGAAATGGCCTATTCTGATAAACGCAACAACAACTAAGACAAATAATAATTATGGACCTTCATTAAAATCTGTCAGTAAACAATGCGGGTTATTGTTGCTAATACAATTGCAATCAGAAATGTAAAGATAATTGTAAATATAGTTCTTTTACTACCGATTTCCTTGATTAAAACAGCAATTGTTGCTACACAGGGTACATAAAACAGAACAAAGACAGTAAAAGTCATAATCTGTGTTGAGTTCATTACTGTACTAATATCGGTAACTCCCAGGGCTTGAACTAACATAACCATAGATAATTCTTTTCTTAACACACCAAAGATTAGTGTTACGCCTACTGCCACCGGCAATCCCAATAATAAAGTAACTGGCGATATCAGTTTGTTTATCAATTCTTCCAGATGCCAGTGTTTTAATAGACTTAAAACAACACTCCCGATAATCAATAACGGCCAGGCAATTACAATAAACTCTTTCATTCTTAGCCATACTTTTGATAATAGTATCTTTATCGAGGGCATATGATATGCGGGTATTTCCAAAATCATCCCGGGAGTGATTTCCGGCATTATTTTAGAAAGAATTAACCCGGCTATTGCAACAACAACAATATTAAAAACAAAGACAAATATAGCTGCTTTTGGTCCAAGATAAAAAGCAACTAAACCAAAAACTATCGTTATTCGAGCTGCACATGGAATCATAGTAGTCAGAACTGAAGTAATAAAACGGTCTCTTTCTGATTCCAGAATCCTGGTTGCCATAACAGCTGGGACTGTACATCCATATCCTAATATAAGCGGTATAATAGCCTTCCCGTGAAGTCCGATTCTATGCAGGAAAGAATCCATCAGGTAGGCAACTCTGGGCAAATACCCTGTATCTTCCAGAAATGCCAGTCCCAATAAAAACG harbors:
- a CDS encoding TrkA family potassium uptake protein; amino-acid sequence: MKQFVIFGLGSFGSAVATTLVELGHEVLGVDNDMEKVDMFKDVITKVVKVDVTDEKVLKELGVKNFDAAIVSLGTDLEASILITIMLKEIGLQYVVTKANSLLHGKVLEKIGADRVVYPERDEGIRIARSLIMPNVKNQMELSQQYSLIEIAALPVFCEKTLGELDLPGKYGVTLLAIRRGNQFTFSPTERHTVNENEYLILVGENKKIDQLITKFKASEEDKKKKSNDSKKKASKKDKK
- a CDS encoding DUF1622 domain-containing protein, with amino-acid sequence MVKPALLIYIVNLISTIIGIVAILIITWGAIIIFFDLIKLEFKRFKGLKPYYERTTLRHRFGSYLLLGLEFLIAADIILTISQPSLEEIIILASIVGIRTIISYFLDKEMAYSDKRNNN
- a CDS encoding TrkH family potassium uptake protein codes for the protein MSSERYSLIKKIDLSPNQILVLGFLSIIIIGTFLLHLDIASSSDRSIKWIDALFTATSATCVTGLIVLDTGRDFSIFGQWVILILFQIGGLGIMTFSTMFAFLLGRKISLRQRLIIQESLNQFSIGGLVRLAKYIIFFTIFFEGLGTILLYFNWHNLPDAHSPLFLSFFHAVSAFCNAGFSLFSDSLEQFNLNIGINLIFLVLIVFGGIGFLVLVELYEFPKKQRLSLHSKLVLVVTIILLIIGTTGLFLLERNNSNTLQPLMLKGRILGSLFQSATARTAGFNTISIGLLGNASLLLLIILMFIGASPTSTGGGIKTTTFSIAFLWMYYTLKGRRHLYLFYRQISTKILNKAWAILMLSLSWILAMTMLISYYEKFDFIELLFEVVSAFGTVGLSTGITNMLSPAGKIIIILTMFLGRLGPLSLALSLIIDRHPESIQYPEGHVMVG
- a CDS encoding mechanosensitive ion channel, with translation MNSEQIAGILKPITTDIVIEIIIVIAIVIGLSWLAERILPWLAGKLYSGRRLLILAFIPTIRILLFIMAVMRIIPLIIEPTLQNMIAIFSAAGVAVGFALKDYVSSILAGIVAAYELPYRPGDWIEVNGVYGEVKHIGTRVVTIVTPDDTTVYIPHLKIWTDLIHNANSHTPDLLCVANFYLDPDHDPEQICRILKNVALTSPYINLAQPVIVLLEDKPWGTHYRIKAYPMDPRQQFQFISDLTARGKLSLRKKSVKFAHLSIYPAFQENN